CAAAGCGTGGCTACTTGCGATCGAAAAGGGAAAATGGGACAAAATAGATGACGTTCCTTTCACGCTTCTGGCTAAGGTGGAAGCCAGTTTGATAGAGCATACCAGGACCGTTACTGACATGGCAATGGCGATAGGGCAGACAAGGAAAGACCTCGATATGGATGTTTTGATTGCAGGTGCCCTTGTGCATGATGTGGGTAAACTGCTCGAATATGAGCGGCAAGGCACAACCATTACAAAGAGCGGGTACGGAAAACTGGTCCGTCATCCGGTCTCAGGCTATGGTCTTGTCCTCGAGGCAGGCTTGCCGGTCGAAGTTGCCCATATAGTCGCTGCACATTCAAAAGAAGGCGAAAGCGTAACCCGGTCGCCGGAAGCGATCATAATCCACCATTGTGATTTTATTGATTTCGATATTGCGAAGACGACTTAGCGCCTAGCTCTTGCATTGACACCCGGAGTAAATATAATAGGACACCT
This window of the candidate division WOR-3 bacterium genome carries:
- a CDS encoding HD domain-containing protein encodes the protein MDRKYIEDIFPQIDKIENKELRDGVVKAWLLAIEKGKWDKIDDVPFTLLAKVEASLIEHTRTVTDMAMAIGQTRKDLDMDVLIAGALVHDVGKLLEYERQGTTITKSGYGKLVRHPVSGYGLVLEAGLPVEVAHIVAAHSKEGESVTRSPEAIIIHHCDFIDFDIAKTT